A segment of the Streptomyces sp. NBC_00376 genome:
GAGCACAGTGAGCGATCCGCAGTCTGTCACAGCGGGGGACCGCGAGTTCCTCCGTCGTTGCGTCGATCTCGCGCGTGAGGCCCTCACGGCCGGTGACGAGCCGTTCGGCTCGCTCCTCGTGGACGAGCACGGCACGGTCCGGTTCGAGGACCGCAACCGGGTCCAGGGCGGCGACGCGACCCGCCACCCGGAGTTCGAGATCGCGCGCTGGGCTGCCGAGAACCTGTCGCCGCAGGAGCGGAACGCCAGCGTCGTCTACACGTCCGGCGAGCACTGCCCG
Coding sequences within it:
- a CDS encoding nucleoside deaminase, giving the protein MSTVSDPQSVTAGDREFLRRCVDLAREALTAGDEPFGSLLVDEHGTVRFEDRNRVQGGDATRHPEFEIARWAAENLSPQERNASVVYTSGEHCPMCSAAHAWVGLGRIVYASGCDQLVEWRRSWGFDAGPVAALPVNAVAPGIPVAGPDPSLADEVRALHARMLGVATDG